The nucleotide sequence GCCCTGGCAACTATTGGGTTACTGATTCGCTTCAAACAACTCTCCGAGCTAAGCCTGATTGGGGCTTCGGCGATCATTGGGTTGCTGCTTCGCTACGCGCATCAGGTATAGGCGATACGCTTTACACCCGCGCCGTTTGTGTGCGGGCAACGGGTTTATCGCCGGGGGCAAACCGGTCTTTCAGCTTCAGGAACTGCTTCTCGAAATATTCGTAGGAGAGCCAGGCCAGCAAGGTCGTCAAGGCGTAGCTCGTTACGTAGAGTAGTACCGAAAAGCCAATACTGTAGGGCATGAACTGCCGGATGACGTACAGACAGGTGACAATGGCGACCGGATGGTACATATACAGTCCGTAGGAAATCTTGCCCATGAAGTTGCAGAGCCGGTTTTCAAGGTTAATGACCGAGTCGGGATTCGCGGCTAGATTCATGAGCAGGAACACAAAAAAGAGCGCATAGCCTTCGTAGTTCAGCCCCGGAATCCGGACGCCCAGTGCCAGCATCGTTCCCAGCACGGCATACACGACCCACTGCGCTGGTTTCTGATACAGCACGCGCAGAATCGGGTGTTTGATAAAGACCAGATAAGCGCCAATACCACCAATTGCCATGGAACCGATGCGGAAGTGGGCCAGAAAATCCGACACCATCAGCATGGTTGTGCCCGCTTCGGGAGCTGTCGAGCCGGGACCGTAACGCAGCCAGAAGAATGTCCCGCCCAGAACCAGCGCAATGCTGGCCAGCACCAGCAGCGTCCGGCGGGGACGTACACTGCCAATGAGCCACGGCCAGATCAGGTAAAACTGTTCTTCGACGCCAATGGACCACGTATGCGAACAAAGCGGCATCTCGTGGTAGAGCATCAGCGCGATATTGGGCATGACCAGTCCGAAGAACGCCAGCTTCTGCCAGAAATGATCGTACGCAGATTCCGAGATACCCGGAATCTGCAGGGCCGGAATATGCGGAAAGACAAAGAAACTCAATCCAACGAGCCAGAAGTACAGCGGCCAGATGCGCAGAATCCGACGGACGTAAAAGTTGCCGATATGAATCCGGCCCGCCGATTGCTTTTCGGCCAGGAGCAGGTACGTAATCAGAAAGCCGCTCAGCACAAAAAACAGGGCAACACCCAGTCGGCCGGCCTGATAAACGACCGGATGCTCATTGGTTTGGGTAAACGTATCGGTATAGCCAAAGATCGTTTTAAACTGCTCAATGTGGTGAAAAACCACGGAACTGGCGGCAATGAAACGAACCCCGTTGAAGCCGGGAAAATACACCGTTGCCGGGGACACTGGACGCATGGTGCTGAAAAAATCGGTTTTGTTGAGTGAGCAACGGATCGGTGC is from Spirosoma taeanense and encodes:
- a CDS encoding acyltransferase family protein, producing MRPVSPATVYFPGFNGVRFIAASSVVFHHIEQFKTIFGYTDTFTQTNEHPVVYQAGRLGVALFFVLSGFLITYLLLAEKQSAGRIHIGNFYVRRILRIWPLYFWLVGLSFFVFPHIPALQIPGISESAYDHFWQKLAFFGLVMPNIALMLYHEMPLCSHTWSIGVEEQFYLIWPWLIGSVRPRRTLLVLASIALVLGGTFFWLRYGPGSTAPEAGTTMLMVSDFLAHFRIGSMAIGGIGAYLVFIKHPILRVLYQKPAQWVVYAVLGTMLALGVRIPGLNYEGYALFFVFLLMNLAANPDSVINLENRLCNFMGKISYGLYMYHPVAIVTCLYVIRQFMPYSIGFSVLLYVTSYALTTLLAWLSYEYFEKQFLKLKDRFAPGDKPVARTQTARV